A window of the Bacillus andreraoultii genome harbors these coding sequences:
- a CDS encoding DUF1648 domain-containing protein codes for MIYVSMLLIFLPLILITSITPYITRKTESFGVSIPSDMFNHSSIKQYRKQYTTQSSLIGIILVIIIGLLAKAVTEETWVIFYTVGIFAYMIITFFVYYQFHKKMKELKEKENWKVVKKEVVAVDLSFYKQKLTYSNVWFIIPFFITVISFIWTFLNYDRIPEKIPMQYSLDGTVTNWVDKSIGSVLTFPLIQLFMLGVFIYINIVIGRSKQQMDPANPKESIKQNMIFRRRWSLYMIISGTMMILLFVYPQISFVYPINPTLSFIITLVVVGIMVIWAAILSITTGQGGSRVKVAANKRDEVMNRDDDQFWKLGVFYFNPDDPSVWLEKRFGSGWTVNFARPTAWLFLLLTILIPIAIAIFSS; via the coding sequence ATGATTTACGTTAGCATGTTACTCATTTTTTTACCGTTAATATTAATTACTTCAATCACACCTTACATTACTAGAAAGACGGAGAGTTTTGGTGTTTCCATTCCATCGGATATGTTTAATCATTCGAGTATTAAACAATACCGAAAACAGTATACAACTCAATCCAGTTTAATTGGTATTATTCTTGTCATAATCATTGGGTTATTGGCAAAAGCTGTAACTGAAGAAACTTGGGTCATTTTCTATACGGTCGGAATCTTTGCTTACATGATTATTACATTTTTTGTTTATTACCAATTTCATAAAAAAATGAAGGAATTAAAGGAAAAGGAGAATTGGAAGGTAGTAAAAAAAGAAGTCGTTGCAGTTGATCTTTCCTTTTACAAACAAAAATTAACGTATTCAAATGTATGGTTTATCATCCCATTCTTTATTACAGTAATAAGTTTCATCTGGACGTTTTTAAACTATGACCGTATACCAGAAAAAATCCCTATGCAATATAGTCTTGATGGCACAGTTACAAACTGGGTTGACAAATCGATTGGTTCTGTTTTGACATTTCCGCTTATTCAGCTGTTTATGTTAGGGGTGTTTATCTATATTAATATAGTGATTGGACGTAGTAAACAGCAAATGGATCCAGCGAACCCTAAAGAATCAATTAAACAAAATATGATATTTCGCAGACGTTGGTCTCTATATATGATTATATCTGGTACAATGATGATTTTGTTGTTTGTTTATCCACAAATATCGTTCGTTTATCCGATTAATCCGACTTTATCATTTATCATTACATTGGTTGTTGTCGGAATTATGGTTATATGGGCAGCAATATTATCCATTACAACAGGTCAAGGTGGAAGTCGTGTGAAAGTGGCCGCAAACAAACGTGATGAAGTGATGAATCGAGATGATGATCAGTTTTGGAAACTAGGGGTATTCTACTTTAATCCAGATGATCCATCTGTTTGGCTTGAAAAGCGGTTCGGAAGCGGTTGGACGGTAAATTTTGCAAGACCAACAGCGTGGCTTTTTCTATTGCTAACCATCTTGATTCCAATTGCCATTGCTATTTTTTCATCTTAG
- a CDS encoding CPBP family intramembrane glutamic endopeptidase, whose amino-acid sequence MVQKRRIKGMIIYIAIGILAILSMYPMQKQVLETQLDQIPVTPGMSIEMLAVLSLINPLILLVIALIAGYFTADKVRLFSMMIHPTMTGFVELKKGLKPALIGGTIFGIIAILFDFIMRPFLPDVFSGPIQAPKLGSLVPEILYGGIVEELLMRFGFMSLIVFLLWKLFQKRRETPTKGIYVIAIIISALLFAFGHLPATMAITEMTAIVWIRMLFLNGAGGLLFGWLFWKYNLETAMVAHMMAHVAMDVVVLLLAVFIPH is encoded by the coding sequence ATGGTACAGAAAAGAAGAATAAAAGGAATGATTATTTATATAGCTATTGGAATTTTAGCAATTTTATCAATGTACCCGATGCAAAAACAAGTGCTTGAAACACAATTGGACCAAATACCTGTCACACCAGGAATGTCAATAGAAATGTTAGCGGTCCTCTCATTAATTAATCCATTGATACTATTAGTGATTGCATTAATTGCAGGATATTTTACAGCTGATAAAGTACGACTATTTTCAATGATGATCCATCCGACCATGACAGGGTTCGTTGAATTAAAAAAAGGATTGAAACCTGCGCTCATTGGTGGAACGATATTCGGAATCATTGCTATTTTATTTGATTTTATTATGCGGCCTTTTTTGCCAGATGTATTTTCGGGACCGATACAAGCACCTAAGCTAGGAAGTCTTGTACCAGAAATTCTTTATGGTGGAATTGTCGAGGAGTTACTCATGCGGTTTGGTTTTATGAGTTTAATCGTATTCCTTCTCTGGAAACTGTTCCAAAAAAGAAGAGAAACACCAACAAAGGGTATTTATGTAATAGCAATTATAATAAGTGCTCTACTTTTTGCTTTCGGACATTTGCCAGCTACTATGGCGATAACAGAAATGACCGCAATTGTCTGGATTCGAATGCTATTTTTAAATGGAGCGGGTGGACTCTTATTTGGTTGGTTATTTTGGAAATATAATTTAGAAACAGCGATGGTTGCACATATGATGGCACATGTTGCAATGGATGTAGTTGTTCTTTTGCTTGCTGTTTTTATACCGCATTAA
- a CDS encoding M42 family metallopeptidase, protein MTYQSNSKETLELIKKLVSIPSPSGNTEKVICFVEDFFKKIGVETYRNRKGGLIATIKGKDDTKHRMLTAHVDTLGAMVKEIKNNGRLRLDLIGGFAWNSIEGEYCEIETAEGKVYTGTILMHQQSVHVYKDAKTAERNQQNMEVRIDEKVTNAEEVRALGIEVGDFVSFDPRVQITDSGYIKSRHLDDKASVGILMNLIKHITRNNIELPYTTHFLISNNEEIGYGGNSNIPPETVEYLAVDMGAIGDGQSTDEYTVSICVKDGSGPYHYKLRKRLVELAKQNQVQYKLDIYPYYGSDASAAIRSGHDIVHGLIGPGIDSSHAFERTHISSIQNTEKLLYHYLLSNMID, encoded by the coding sequence GTGACCTACCAATCCAACAGTAAAGAAACACTTGAACTTATTAAAAAGCTAGTTTCCATTCCAAGTCCATCCGGAAACACAGAAAAAGTTATTTGCTTTGTCGAGGATTTTTTTAAAAAGATAGGAGTAGAAACATACCGCAATCGAAAAGGTGGATTGATTGCAACAATTAAAGGGAAAGATGACACAAAGCATCGGATGTTAACGGCACACGTTGATACATTAGGTGCGATGGTAAAGGAAATAAAAAATAATGGTCGCCTTCGTTTAGATTTAATCGGTGGCTTTGCGTGGAATTCCATTGAAGGAGAGTATTGTGAAATAGAAACAGCGGAGGGAAAAGTTTATACGGGTACAATACTTATGCATCAACAATCCGTCCATGTTTATAAAGATGCTAAAACAGCAGAACGAAATCAACAAAATATGGAAGTGCGAATTGATGAAAAGGTAACGAACGCCGAAGAAGTACGGGCACTCGGTATTGAAGTAGGTGATTTTGTCTCCTTTGATCCACGTGTCCAAATTACAGATTCAGGGTATATAAAGTCACGCCATTTAGATGATAAAGCAAGTGTTGGCATTCTAATGAATTTAATAAAACATATAACAAGAAATAATATTGAACTACCATATACAACGCATTTTTTAATCTCTAATAATGAAGAAATTGGTTATGGGGGTAATTCGAATATTCCACCTGAAACGGTTGAATATTTAGCAGTCGATATGGGGGCCATAGGTGATGGTCAATCAACTGATGAATACACAGTGTCAATTTGTGTAAAGGATGGAAGTGGTCCATATCATTATAAATTGCGAAAACGACTTGTCGAACTTGCGAAACAAAATCAAGTTCAGTATAAATTAGATATATATCCTTACTATGGATCGGATGCTTCAGCAGCAATACGTAGTGGTCATGATATTGTTCACGGCTTAATAGGTCCTGGTATTGACTCATCTCACGCATTTGAACGGACACATATTTCTTCCATACAAAACACGGAAAAACTTCTTTACCATTATTTATTATCGAATATGATTGATTAA
- a CDS encoding LacI family DNA-binding transcriptional regulator: MAVTIKDVAKKANVSISTVSRVLSNSPKISEQTKRHVRKVIKELGYHANLTARSLVQQTTRTIGIVMKNSSREALHTTFLPEVLGGITAITSKYEFSIRLAIGESEEEIFQDVTKMVQGKQVDGVIVLYSKKDDPVINYLKDSQIPFVILGRPTKDINKITFVDNDNRQAAMDATNYIIQLGHKRIAYIGDDTKFEVAKLRITGFRQAILDNGLKLQENFIKYINGNYEEGFEAVRELMSLPNRPTAIVLSDDINALIVLSALSNLAIKIPEDVSIISFNNSTIARITYPRLTTVDVQVYQLGQEAAKAIIEQVNEPNVIKKSLLIPTVIIERESCKKLTTVNEI, translated from the coding sequence ATGGCAGTAACGATCAAGGATGTTGCTAAAAAGGCGAATGTTTCAATCTCAACTGTTTCCCGTGTATTATCAAATAGTCCAAAAATTAGTGAACAAACAAAGCGTCATGTCCGTAAAGTTATTAAGGAATTAGGTTATCATGCAAATTTAACTGCGCGATCATTAGTACAACAAACAACAAGAACAATTGGTATTGTGATGAAAAACTCTTCAAGGGAAGCGCTCCATACAACTTTTTTGCCTGAAGTTTTGGGTGGAATAACAGCGATTACAAGTAAGTATGAATTTAGTATACGACTGGCTATAGGTGAATCTGAAGAGGAAATATTCCAAGATGTGACAAAAATGGTACAGGGGAAGCAAGTGGATGGTGTCATTGTTTTATACTCGAAAAAGGATGACCCTGTAATTAACTATTTAAAGGACAGTCAAATCCCATTTGTGATTTTAGGAAGGCCAACAAAAGATATAAATAAAATTACTTTTGTTGATAACGATAATCGACAAGCAGCTATGGATGCAACGAACTATATCATTCAGTTAGGACATAAAAGAATTGCCTATATTGGTGATGATACGAAATTTGAAGTAGCTAAGTTACGTATTACAGGATTTCGTCAGGCGATACTTGATAATGGGCTTAAGCTGCAAGAGAACTTTATAAAGTATATTAACGGAAACTATGAAGAGGGATTTGAAGCAGTAAGGGAATTAATGTCACTACCGAATCGTCCTACGGCTATCGTGCTCTCTGATGATATTAATGCACTTATTGTTTTATCTGCATTATCAAATTTAGCTATAAAGATTCCAGAGGATGTTAGTATAATCAGTTTTAATAATTCAACGATTGCTAGAATTACTTATCCGCGATTGACAACAGTAGATGTGCAAGTTTATCAGCTTGGACAAGAGGCTGCAAAGGCGATAATCGAACAAGTGAATGAACCGAATGTGATAAAGAAAAGCTTACTTATTCCGACGGTTATTATAGAAAGAGAATCATGTAAAAAACTAACAACTGTAAATGAAATTTAA
- a CDS encoding glycoside hydrolase family 13 protein, translated as MKKKWWKESVVYQIYPRSFKDSNGDGIGDLQGIIEKLDYLKNLGIDIIWLCPIFKSPNDDNGYDISDYQDIMDEFGTMEDFDQLLDEAHKKGIKVVLDLVVNHTSDEHPWFIESRSSKENPKRDWYIWRDGKDGKEPNNWKSIFEGSAWEYDEETDQYYFHLFSKKQPDLNWENPEVRRALKDMVCWWLDKGIDGFRIDAISHIKKQPGFPDLPNPNNEDYVDAMPYTRNVEGIDEWLSEFSQDTFKNYDIMTVGEANGVTIEDADRWVGEEHGYMNMIFQFEHLGLWDKEVTQKLDVVALKKVLTKWQKGLENRGWNALFFENHDQTRSVSTIGNDKEYWKESAKMLATVYFFMQGTPYIYQGQEIGMTNVKYPNIEDYDDISMRNYYNVERAKGRSHEEVMEVVWNKTRDNSRTPMQWDASPMAGFTTGNTSWLGINENYVDINVEQQEKDPDSILNYYKKMIQIRKEHELFVYGTYDLLFPDDTKLFVYTRTLENKQAIVICNFSEEETDFTRPEELVMKHSQLLLANYPNVENELPVEITLKPYEARIYLLEK; from the coding sequence ATGAAGAAAAAGTGGTGGAAAGAAAGCGTTGTATATCAAATATACCCACGTAGTTTTAAAGATAGTAATGGGGATGGAATTGGTGATCTTCAAGGCATTATTGAGAAACTAGACTACTTAAAAAATTTAGGGATTGATATTATATGGCTATGTCCAATTTTCAAGTCACCGAATGATGATAACGGTTATGATATTTCCGATTATCAAGACATTATGGATGAGTTTGGAACAATGGAGGATTTTGATCAATTATTAGACGAAGCCCACAAGAAAGGGATAAAAGTTGTTCTTGATTTAGTTGTTAACCATACAAGTGACGAACATCCATGGTTTATTGAGTCACGATCCTCGAAGGAAAACCCAAAACGCGATTGGTACATATGGCGCGATGGCAAAGATGGAAAAGAGCCAAATAATTGGAAGTCCATCTTTGAAGGTTCCGCTTGGGAGTATGATGAAGAAACCGACCAATACTACTTTCATTTATTCTCAAAAAAACAACCAGATTTAAATTGGGAAAACCCTGAAGTAAGAAGAGCGTTGAAAGATATGGTATGTTGGTGGCTTGATAAAGGGATTGATGGTTTCCGTATTGATGCAATCTCACATATTAAAAAGCAACCAGGTTTTCCTGATTTACCAAATCCAAACAATGAAGATTATGTTGATGCCATGCCGTATACAAGAAATGTGGAAGGAATCGACGAATGGTTAAGTGAGTTTTCTCAAGATACATTTAAAAACTATGACATTATGACAGTTGGAGAAGCAAACGGTGTAACAATTGAAGATGCGGACCGTTGGGTTGGCGAAGAACATGGTTATATGAATATGATTTTCCAATTTGAACATCTTGGCTTATGGGATAAAGAAGTAACGCAAAAGCTTGATGTTGTCGCATTAAAGAAAGTGTTAACAAAATGGCAAAAGGGATTAGAAAATCGGGGCTGGAATGCACTCTTTTTCGAAAACCATGATCAAACTCGAAGTGTGTCGACTATAGGGAATGATAAGGAGTATTGGAAGGAAAGCGCCAAGATGCTCGCAACGGTCTATTTCTTCATGCAAGGAACCCCTTATATTTATCAAGGTCAGGAAATCGGGATGACAAATGTTAAATACCCAAATATTGAAGATTATGACGATATTAGTATGCGCAATTACTATAATGTTGAGCGGGCAAAAGGTCGTTCCCATGAAGAGGTTATGGAAGTTGTATGGAATAAAACTCGTGATAATTCACGGACACCGATGCAATGGGATGCGAGTCCAATGGCGGGGTTTACAACGGGGAATACATCGTGGCTTGGAATTAATGAAAATTACGTTGATATTAATGTTGAACAGCAAGAAAAGGATCCTGATTCAATTTTGAATTATTATAAGAAAATGATTCAAATTCGTAAAGAACATGAATTATTTGTCTATGGTACGTATGATTTATTGTTCCCAGATGATACGAAGCTATTTGTATATACTCGTACACTCGAAAATAAACAAGCCATTGTTATTTGTAATTTCAGCGAAGAAGAAACAGACTTTACCCGGCCTGAGGAGTTAGTTATGAAACACTCGCAATTGTTGCTAGCAAACTACCCGAATGTTGAAAATGAACTACCCGTTGAAATTACATTAAAACCATATGAAGCTAGAATCTATTTGTTGGAAAAATAA
- a CDS encoding MerR family transcriptional regulator has product METIYTISNLAEEFDVSTRTIRYYEELGLIHPKRTDGGQRMYTRKDRARLRLILRGKRFGFSLEEISEMILLFDDDRTGERQLEVTIEYGLRKIKEVEEKIQDMLSLKQEMEGLVEDFQRRLSNIKGEKGK; this is encoded by the coding sequence ATGGAAACCATTTATACCATTTCAAACTTAGCGGAAGAGTTCGATGTAAGCACACGTACAATTCGATATTATGAGGAGCTTGGATTAATTCATCCGAAGCGGACGGATGGCGGACAGAGAATGTATACACGGAAAGATCGCGCGCGGCTTCGACTCATTTTACGAGGAAAACGTTTTGGTTTTTCCTTAGAAGAAATATCCGAGATGATTTTGCTGTTTGATGATGACCGTACTGGAGAAAGACAACTTGAGGTTACGATTGAGTATGGATTAAGAAAAATAAAGGAGGTGGAGGAAAAAATTCAAGATATGCTTTCATTAAAACAAGAGATGGAAGGATTAGTTGAGGATTTTCAAAGACGGCTAAGTAATATAAAAGGGGAGAAAGGGAAATGA
- a CDS encoding class I adenylate-forming enzyme family protein, translating to MNISELLARNGRKFANKVGFISGDLRLTYKEVDDVVNRLANALKNRGVSRGKKVVLFSPNTIEFVYSYFAVQRLGAIIVPVNAKLTTGELKYIIEHSEAKTFIGHHILWPQVAPLINEYAIDWISTAPGIVGVENLYDLIEGGTNDMIECDLTEDDLSTMLYTSGTTGSPKGVLFSCRNILTVATMMCIETGINDDSILLHMMPLSHSAPLHLFFAAGTYVGATHVLAPTFTPDLLLHLISKEKVTHFFGAPIVYLATANHPEINRYDLTSVKRWVYGAAPLSAPEVQFIQEKFKTDQLMCVYGLTEAGPNGTYLSPAEHSTKAGSVGKRAALNCEIRIINENGEDVGTDEIGEVLLRGDGNMVGYYKNEEATSETLRNGWIYTGDMAKIDEDGFIWIVDRKKDLIISGGVNIYPTEVENVLKTHPDIVDVAIIGVPHKEWGETAKAFIVASKPIDNLDQVCRDFLKDKLAKYKIPRLYEQIDELPRNATGKILKQPLREKVQNK from the coding sequence ATGAATATTTCAGAACTCTTGGCTCGTAATGGGAGAAAGTTTGCAAATAAAGTAGGGTTTATTTCGGGAGATTTACGTTTAACATACAAAGAAGTAGATGATGTAGTTAATCGTCTTGCAAATGCTTTGAAAAATCGTGGTGTTTCCAGGGGAAAGAAAGTCGTATTATTCTCGCCAAATACAATTGAGTTTGTTTATAGCTATTTTGCCGTTCAACGTCTAGGTGCCATTATTGTACCTGTAAATGCAAAATTAACAACGGGTGAACTGAAATATATTATTGAACATAGTGAAGCAAAGACATTTATTGGACACCATATTTTATGGCCGCAAGTTGCTCCACTTATAAATGAATATGCAATAGATTGGATTTCTACCGCACCAGGGATTGTAGGGGTGGAGAATTTATACGATTTAATTGAAGGCGGTACCAATGATATGATTGAATGTGACTTAACGGAGGATGATTTATCGACAATGTTATATACGTCCGGAACAACCGGAAGTCCAAAAGGTGTTCTCTTTTCTTGCCGGAATATTTTAACTGTGGCAACGATGATGTGTATTGAGACTGGAATAAATGATGATTCAATATTATTGCATATGATGCCTCTGAGTCATTCCGCACCATTACACTTGTTTTTTGCAGCTGGTACGTACGTCGGGGCAACACATGTATTAGCACCAACCTTCACACCAGATTTGCTTTTACATCTCATATCGAAGGAAAAAGTTACGCATTTCTTTGGTGCGCCAATTGTTTATTTAGCAACTGCCAATCATCCAGAAATCAATCGGTATGATTTAACGAGTGTAAAACGATGGGTTTATGGAGCAGCACCGTTATCAGCACCTGAAGTTCAATTCATTCAGGAAAAGTTTAAGACAGACCAACTCATGTGTGTTTATGGATTAACCGAGGCCGGTCCGAATGGTACGTATTTAAGTCCAGCGGAGCATTCGACAAAGGCAGGTAGTGTTGGTAAGAGAGCGGCACTAAATTGTGAGATTCGGATTATAAACGAAAACGGAGAAGATGTAGGGACAGATGAAATAGGGGAAGTTCTATTACGTGGGGATGGAAATATGGTCGGCTACTATAAGAATGAAGAAGCGACAAGTGAAACGCTACGGAATGGATGGATTTATACGGGGGATATGGCAAAGATTGATGAGGACGGCTTTATTTGGATTGTCGATCGGAAAAAGGATTTGATTATCTCTGGCGGTGTTAATATTTATCCTACTGAGGTTGAGAATGTCTTAAAAACTCACCCTGATATTGTTGATGTAGCAATAATTGGTGTACCACATAAAGAATGGGGAGAAACAGCAAAAGCATTTATCGTAGCTAGTAAACCAATAGATAATCTAGATCAAGTATGTAGAGACTTTTTAAAGGATAAATTGGCTAAATATAAAATCCCACGCCTCTATGAACAAATTGATGAGCTTCCACGAAATGCAACAGGGAAAATTTTAAAACAACCTTTAAGAGAGAAGGTGCAAAATAAATGA
- a CDS encoding acyl-CoA dehydrogenase family protein, translating to MNTFITQEQALIRILKKKLKPELYEYAVRELNIFYDKCYNEFDERATYTDRDGQPKLVKYNKFGEEVSEIWVNEGYKQTVSDTYNAGIVGYVHKEIPELGEKGNYLYSYAQGYLLSQVEPGFYCPVTLSMAVAYVIDHYADVELKEKFLPHVLSTGEVELYEGATFLTERQGGSDVGANEVKAVCQNDGTYRIYGEKYFASNAGQCGVAAVLARIEGSEPGTKGLSLFLVPWRKEDQSINHIQIRRLKDKLGVRAVPSAEIVFEGAKGYLVGDAKRGFYYMMEALNLSRVCNAVASLGIMKRALKESIEYANWRSAFGSPIIQYPMIQETLATLQARFEVQLSALFESIELFDFVMGNPEQATREQIAMNRLNIALLKARTADEAIDFSHQAIETHGGNGYIEDFVTPRLLRDAQVLTVWEGTANILGLEVLRLMKKYEVHQLFLKQVGEKLESLTLDGKRLEKVKERYENLKLMFYSLAGGVESVQTYHAKRIANEMTNLLLATHAIERVENDRDYVIAQIYIDHLYRENGFDDEMLPCKYFKEIIGVSPAVLQK from the coding sequence ATGAATACATTCATAACTCAAGAACAGGCATTAATACGAATCTTAAAGAAAAAGTTAAAACCTGAATTATACGAATATGCGGTGCGGGAATTAAATATATTTTATGATAAATGTTATAACGAGTTTGATGAGCGTGCAACGTATACGGATCGTGACGGACAACCGAAACTAGTAAAATATAATAAGTTTGGAGAAGAAGTTTCTGAGATTTGGGTGAATGAAGGATATAAACAAACAGTAAGTGATACTTACAATGCCGGTATTGTCGGTTATGTTCACAAGGAGATACCGGAGTTAGGTGAAAAAGGGAATTATTTATATAGTTATGCACAAGGTTATCTCCTCTCTCAAGTAGAGCCTGGATTTTATTGTCCAGTAACACTTTCAATGGCAGTAGCTTACGTAATTGACCATTATGCAGATGTAGAATTAAAAGAAAAATTTTTACCGCATGTTTTGTCGACGGGTGAAGTTGAACTGTATGAAGGCGCTACTTTTCTTACTGAACGTCAAGGTGGTTCAGATGTTGGAGCGAACGAGGTAAAGGCAGTTTGTCAAAATGATGGAACGTACCGAATATACGGTGAAAAATATTTTGCCTCAAATGCGGGCCAGTGTGGCGTTGCTGCGGTATTAGCACGGATTGAGGGGAGTGAGCCAGGAACAAAAGGCTTGAGTTTATTTTTAGTTCCGTGGCGTAAAGAGGATCAGTCAATCAATCATATTCAAATAAGAAGATTGAAAGATAAACTAGGCGTAAGAGCAGTTCCTTCTGCAGAGATTGTTTTTGAAGGAGCGAAAGGGTATCTTGTTGGTGATGCAAAAAGAGGTTTTTACTATATGATGGAAGCACTAAATTTATCAAGGGTATGTAATGCGGTTGCTTCACTTGGGATTATGAAACGGGCACTAAAAGAATCAATTGAATACGCTAATTGGAGAAGTGCATTTGGGAGTCCAATCATCCAATACCCAATGATACAAGAAACATTGGCAACGTTACAGGCTCGCTTTGAAGTCCAACTCTCTGCACTATTTGAATCTATTGAACTGTTTGACTTTGTAATGGGAAATCCCGAACAAGCCACACGGGAGCAAATAGCTATGAACCGACTAAATATAGCCTTGTTAAAAGCAAGAACTGCGGATGAAGCAATCGATTTTTCTCACCAAGCGATTGAAACCCACGGAGGAAACGGGTATATTGAAGATTTTGTTACGCCAAGACTTTTGCGTGATGCTCAAGTATTAACTGTTTGGGAAGGAACGGCAAATATTTTAGGTTTGGAAGTACTTCGTCTAATGAAAAAATACGAAGTCCATCAGTTGTTCTTGAAACAAGTAGGAGAAAAATTAGAATCTTTAACTTTGGATGGAAAAAGGTTGGAAAAGGTGAAAGAACGATACGAAAATCTAAAATTGATGTTCTACTCTCTAGCTGGTGGAGTTGAGTCTGTACAAACATACCACGCGAAAAGAATTGCAAACGAAATGACAAATTTATTGCTGGCAACTCATGCGATAGAACGAGTTGAGAACGATCGGGATTATGTTATTGCCCAAATCTATATCGACCATCTTTATCGTGAAAATGGTTTTGATGATGAAATGTTGCCTTGTAAGTATTTCAAGGAAATTATAGGAGTTAGTCCAGCTGTTTTACAAAAATAG
- a CDS encoding GNAT family N-acetyltransferase, producing MNYELRELQIEDGGELLQMIQEIGGGGNGFVNSLYADNMDQFKRKLVKNFETSRGINLLPNMVPQTIYWLYVNGIPVGYGKFRHYLTDALREHGGHIGYCIRPTARKQGYATILLQEILTQAKRKGLTEVLLTCDDDNIGSRKVIENNRGVLEKVQNGSCYYWIYLEN from the coding sequence ATGAATTACGAACTTCGCGAACTACAAATAGAAGATGGGGGAGAATTATTGCAGATGATACAGGAAATTGGTGGGGGAGGAAATGGATTCGTTAATAGCTTATATGCAGATAACATGGACCAGTTTAAACGGAAGCTAGTAAAAAACTTCGAAACTTCTCGCGGGATAAATTTATTGCCTAATATGGTACCGCAAACAATCTATTGGCTTTACGTCAATGGAATTCCTGTTGGCTACGGAAAATTTCGCCACTATTTAACGGATGCCTTGAGAGAACATGGGGGACATATTGGCTACTGTATTCGCCCGACTGCTCGAAAACAAGGTTATGCGACTATTTTATTACAGGAGATTTTAACGCAGGCAAAAAGGAAAGGGCTAACTGAAGTATTATTAACATGTGATGATGACAATATTGGATCCCGTAAAGTAATAGAAAATAATCGGGGAGTATTAGAAAAAGTACAAAATGGTAGCTGTTATTACTGGATATATCTAGAAAACTAG
- the bshB2 gene encoding bacillithiol biosynthesis deacetylase BshB2, which yields MDKERHVLVVFPHPDDEAFGVSGTIASHVKQGTPVTYACLTLGEMGRNLGNPPFATRESLPKIRKKELQNSAKAMGVKDLRMLGFRDKTVEFEDEEKVSNLISEIIDELNPSLIITFYPGYSVHPDHEATGRAVVRAVERLPKESRPKLHCVAFSNNCEEELGKPDIIHDVLACSNEKIEAIKAHETQTALFYDDMSKRLEAKDPDAIKWLQFERFWTYKWND from the coding sequence ATTGACAAAGAAAGGCATGTTCTAGTCGTATTCCCCCATCCCGATGACGAGGCTTTTGGCGTTTCAGGAACGATTGCTTCCCATGTTAAACAAGGGACACCCGTTACGTATGCGTGCTTAACATTAGGGGAAATGGGCCGGAACCTTGGGAACCCACCTTTTGCAACACGGGAATCTCTCCCGAAAATTAGAAAAAAGGAATTACAAAATTCAGCAAAGGCTATGGGTGTAAAAGATTTACGGATGCTTGGATTCCGTGATAAAACGGTGGAATTTGAAGATGAAGAAAAGGTTAGTAACCTCATTTCTGAAATCATTGACGAGCTAAATCCAAGCTTAATTATTACATTTTATCCTGGATATTCTGTACATCCAGACCATGAGGCTACTGGGAGAGCTGTTGTGCGAGCAGTCGAACGTCTTCCGAAAGAATCACGACCTAAACTTCATTGTGTCGCTTTTTCTAATAATTGTGAAGAGGAATTGGGGAAACCAGATATTATTCATGATGTACTTGCTTGTTCAAATGAAAAAATTGAGGCAATAAAAGCACATGAAACACAAACAGCCTTGTTTTACGATGATATGTCTAAGCGACTAGAAGCAAAAGACCCAGATGCGATAAAATGGTTACAATTTGAACGGTTTTGGACATATAAATGGAATGATTAA